The proteins below come from a single Biomphalaria glabrata chromosome 10, xgBioGlab47.1, whole genome shotgun sequence genomic window:
- the LOC106078905 gene encoding uncharacterized protein LOC106078905, whose product MKLIFIYLLAGFFFLEILAGHDIGKCLPAQDGQSYQVTCGSGNHEYPTKWTIKLPKENIQLINESWAGRISITALNETGESRFELSNVTVQDHGAEIGCLTRDEAGVETVSTCVLQVYHKPDVYVCNVNKTGDNVVFMKCSTPKVFPDLNCSFAQFESGTRRVDIIAAENIHYVTEKAEEGYYRSSCSTTITSMEPGIYEFFPVLQASNSKPVKSSAVPAKPLTPVAILSSPRQLYIYRDFLHPNSEDCPVQSPNHLFICEARGFTGQTTLELIIGETPALPLTSIVTGTTDGNIYRTIFKPDPSKAADLHSHITCFAKTSEQLTSKQGKVEELEEAHSSHAMFFSSDAENKLTCHGQNLSSGATIQVTCFKDNVIMFTSNSHGENAEVNLHIGFHKVTCVCLSKDEKQCFQHKTLFQVSETTQSDSKKTSENFIIVLTCLIFVFILLITAILFYLTYRLKCKAKGKQIQSIYSDYKQVPSDLVNGKIV is encoded by the coding sequence ATATCCAACAAAATGGACAATCAAACTGCCAAAGGAAAATATACAGCTTATCAATGAGAGTTGGGCGGGAAGAATTAGCATTACCGCACTTAACGAAACAGGAGAGAGCAGATTTGAGCTCAGCAACGTGACAGTCCAGGATCATGGAGCAGAAATCGGCTGCCTGACCAGAGATGAAGCTGGAGTAGAGACTGTGTCCACGTGCGTGTTACAAGTTTACCACAAACCGGATGTCTATGTCTGCAATGTCAACAAGACGGGAGACAACGTCGTCTTTATGAAATGCTCGACCCCCAAAGTGTTTCCGGATTTGAACTGCAGCTTTGCGCAGTTTGAATCAGGGACACGACGTGTGGACATTATAGCAGCCGAGAATATCCATTATGTGACGGAGAAAGCAGAGGAGGGGTACTACCGGTCGTCTTGTTCGACAACGATCACTTCTATGGAACCCGGAATCTATGAGTTTTTCCCTGTTCTCCAAGCTAGCAACTCGAAGCCGGTTAAAAGCTCCGCAGTTCCAGCCAAACCGTTAACCCCTGTCGCCATCTTAAGCAGTCCTCGACAACTTTACATTTACCGTGACTTTCTTCATCCTAATTCAGAAGATTGCCCTGTTCAAAGTCCTAATCATCTGTTCATCTGCGAGGCACGTGGCTTTACCGGCCAGACGACTCTCGAGCTAATCATTGGTGAAACGCCTGCTTTGCCCTTAACTTCAATAGTCACAGGAACTACGGATGGAAATATATACCGGACCATCTTCAAGCCAGATCCGTCTAAAGCCGCCGACCTCCACAGCCATATCACTTGCTTTGCCAAGACGTCTGAGCAGCTGACCTCGAAACAAGGCAAAGTTGAAGAGCTCGAGGAAGCCCACAGCAGCCACGCGATGTTCTTCAGCTCCGATGCTGAAAACAAACTAACATGCCACGGGCAAAATCTGTCAAGCGGTGCCACGATCCAGGTAACGTGCTTCAAAGATAATGTCATAATGTTCACTTCTAACTCCCATGGAGAAAACGCCGAAGTCAATCTGCACATCGGGTTCCACAAAGTCACTTGCGTATGCCTCAGCAAGGACGAGAAGCAGTGCTTCCAGCACAAAACGTTATTCCAAGTCTCTGAAACCACGCAGAGCGACAGTAAAAAAACTTCTGAAAACTTTATTATTGTACTTACATGTCTAATCTTCGTTTTTATCTTACTGATCACTGccatacttttttatttaacttataGACTGAAATGTAAAGCTAAAGGGAAACAGATACAAAGTATTTATAGCGACTATAAGCAGGTACCAAGCGATTTGGTCAATGGTAAGATCGTATAA